The Risungbinella massiliensis sequence AGATGTTGCAAAATTAAAAGAGCAATATGTCCCAAGTGTTGGTTGGGATGCTCCTGTGAAGGATCAAGCCAAAGTTCAATTAAATTGCAAGTGTAACGTTTCGCTAACAGTCGGAGGCCAAAAGGTAGGCGATTTTCAAACTACCCAAACTACAGTTGCTGATTTCCTGAAAGAAAAGAATGTAGTTTTAGGCCAATGGGATGAGATGAATGCAAGACCAGATCAAAAAATAACCAACAATCTTCAGTTAGTTATTGATAAAGTAGAAGAGCATATTACAAAAGAAGTGAAAAAAATCCCTTTTGAAAAAGAAGAGAAAAAAGATGACAAACTTGCCAAAGGGGAAAAGAAAGTGGAGACCAAAGGGAAAGATGGTCGAGAAGTGTTTATGGTTTCCACACTGTTCAAAAATGGTCAACCTTTCTTAAAAGACGGTCAACCTGTTGTTAATCGGACAGTAGTAGAAAAGGTAGATCCTGTAAAAGAAGTAGTTCGGATTGGAACCAACGAAGAGCTAGCAAAGGATACTACAGCTGGACCTCTACCACAGGGAACACCAATTACGTTTGAGTCAACCTGTTATAATCTTTCTGGAACTACTGCTTCTGGAAGTCCAACAGGCCCTGGCACGATCGCAGTTGATCCTAAGGTAATTCCACTTGGAACTAAGTTATATGTGGAAGGTTATGGTTGGGGAGTTGCAAAGGATACAGGTGGTAGAATCAAAGGTAAGATTATTGATGTTTGGAAACCACCAGGTCCAGGTTGTACCCAGTGGGGTCGACGTGATGTAAAAGTTTGGAT is a genomic window containing:
- a CDS encoding 3D domain-containing protein, coding for MKKILLSGLVVAGVVASGSMIAYAAMENEVTIQFSDGKPTIVSEGLNNTLAEALEDEGQDVAKLKEQYVPSVGWDAPVKDQAKVQLNCKCNVSLTVGGQKVGDFQTTQTTVADFLKEKNVVLGQWDEMNARPDQKITNNLQLVIDKVEEHITKEVKKIPFEKEEKKDDKLAKGEKKVETKGKDGREVFMVSTLFKNGQPFLKDGQPVVNRTVVEKVDPVKEVVRIGTNEELAKDTTAGPLPQGTPITFESTCYNLSGTTASGSPTGPGTIAVDPKVIPLGTKLYVEGYGWGVAKDTGGRIKGKIIDVWKPPGPGCTQWGRRDVKVWIGSK